One Watersipora subatra chromosome 4, tzWatSuba1.1, whole genome shotgun sequence genomic window carries:
- the LOC137394335 gene encoding uncharacterized protein: METELVQLRDQRSRSKSKVTSISTKISNATSRKKPMQDIDRLVDLLDDELSKFTSLHELVDTYITSLQHKVMLVKQGSHVPKLHQTVSAESIHENSSTTESDSLATNDNISTQSSIIATGLTSFTPALPLSAATSSLTSSHPNLSATTSSMPNNSSSSNHVNVQVASSESSMTLGVDSGPAPLQTMRSVGRQMVSTQLQVIPERSLGSTMSQQVTTLPQQMSNAELSQASNDVNRSMSIMTPSIVRPQSSFLSSTPLIGTGNISPSSTERTLNLSVTAAYNQGTRLPGQYISTSTLSTHRGYSNNNGNTPVGSNRDSRFKRAALPTFNGDRRTWPEFRAVWLSYAHSECISEEERAWNLKQCLKGEALTHVKAILANQPMAHERMWKRLEDLYSDASAAVKFAFADLDKLKPLSDGDTRGLIEFVNTVELCYSHLGEVQQLSAVTGAQIDILKGKLPSVIRCDWLRIYRSMTVQQRIHPFTSFMQLLEEERDMCVREVSELNSNRQWQEKTERRVATKTHAASAEKAPNSNYSPCLIHTHAQTKHTTMECNKFKKMLRKDMIALLSKHKSCFKCGKGHRRQDCPDQTPCDRCGRTDHHSLLCRGAAQNPKPEGKSSSQPVQPLKDERSTSHARQGSSHSIFPIQEVHVAGSSQQAMIFFDGGSNATYVSKDAVKRLKAKKVGTTHLEITRVGNVVTEHHTNCYRLNLLNSKGEVVSIVAYCMDEITSPVSSLNFETLKSLFPHRKDLSALVQEGGIVDILLGNDYFGHHPKVEIDKAGSHLSLMEGTFGNCLQGSHPLLQQLPVISNLIGSSCVEGDLPIQQSAQTCLTRAEMNTVEKFIHYPKLLPDNYSAVFATLRSTEKSLLKRGEQWKQIYCEQIQDMLDRCVARKLSDKELEEWNGPVFYISHLAVENPKSMSTPVRIVFNSSQTFEGQSLNEALAKGPHNYISSLLGILIRWREGKSVLIGDVRKMFNSIHIGITEQHCHRFLWRNMDATKKPDTYAITRVNMGDRPAPAISTEAILKTAEMMKEKFPRVATLLNESMYVNDIVESVSDDSEAHQLADDATTVLKKGGFQIKGWTFNGKGEDKSMQVLGVLWNGCSDTISFKPKLNFSKKVRGQHTAPDLDINEVSQAIPRILTKRLVLEQVMRLYDPLGILSPFIVTGKMYLRDTWDLGIGWDEPLPDQLRSKWRAFFTHMCELNTLEYGRCLTPEGAQGSPTLVIFSDASDKAYGFVAYIRWRLRDESYFCRFVLAKSRIAPIRKLSTPQLELNGAVLAKRGREIVGKEMRIKFDKVVHLTDSETVLCMLKKKSTRFKLYEGVRIGEIQAASKDMSEWRWIRGEDNPADWEPLPGEKKVVHTHQTKATQNHQLSIDYSRCKTNKRLVWVFARLLAIKDGRSFKAGRICNITVKHLEESKKLIIKDVQATMKADLEQAVRGRYARLKPVINKDGIWVIGERMGDNNPLQQGSDDPPLKLLPTNHPYTRLLMDEAHTEGGHRGRDATLARFRHAYWTPQGTKLAKSVKTNCRLCKIRDPQLLTQEMGKLPKGRLTPALPFSQIVLDLFGPFPVRGEVQKRTTGKAWGVIFTDLASRAVHIEAVFGYDTSSFILALRRFTNIRGWPSVIYSDPGSQLTHAEKELRMLWNSLDQKMIYKASADHGLQWVFGAADSPWYQGAAESLIRSAKICFAFSTGGQRLSPAEFLTLCTEAANIMNERPLGRIPSEDSTINLLTPNSLLLGRAHSNSVGDAAMTVDSIKTRAEIVNSTCNKFWKRWVELYAPTMAYQSKWYKKTRNLMIGDIVMVKDSNALRSQYHLAEVCQTHPDSNDTVRLVSICYKNFRSGKMTKTYSGSPDTVITRSVHKLALIIPVEEQ, translated from the exons ATGGAAACAGAGCTCGTTCAACTGAGAGATCAGCGAAGCCGCTCTAAATCAAAGGTGACATCCATAAGTACTAAGATTTCTAATGCTACATCTCGCAAGAAGCCTATGCAAGATATAGACAGACTGGTAGATCTCTTGGACGATGAACTTTCCAAGTTCACGAGTCTACATGAACT TGTAGATACATACATTACCTCTCTTCAGCATAAGGTTATGCTAGTCAAACAGGGGTCACATGTACCTAAGTTGCATCAGACAGTGTCTGCTGAGAGTATTCATGAAAATTCTAGCACCACAGAAAGTGATTCACTTGCCACTAATGACAATATCAGCACTCAATCCTCTATTATCGCTACTGGTTTAACTTCATTCACACCTGCTCTACCTCTTTCTGCTGCTACCTCATCACTCACTTCTAGTCACCCAAACCTGTCAGCCACAACCAGCTCTATGCCTAATAACTCGAGTAGTTCAAATCATGTCAATGTACAAGTAGCCTCAAGTGAGAGCTCTATGACACTAGGTGTAGACAGTGGTCCAGCACCACTGCAGACTATGAGGTCTGTAGGTAGGCAGATGGTAAGCACTCAGTTGCAAGTTATACCTGAAAGGTCATTAGGGTCCACAATGTCACAGCAGGTGACAACGCTGCCACAACAGATGAGTAATGCAGAGCTTAGTCAAGCATCAAATGATGTCAACAGGTCAATGAGTATCATGACTCCTAGCATTGTTAGACCACAGAGTTCATTTCTTAGCAGCACTCCACTAATAGGAACAGGTAACATTTCACCTAGTAGTACAGAGCGTACATTAAACCTTAGTGTAACAGCTGCATATAATCAAGGCACCAGACTTCCTGGTCAATATATCAGCACATCTACCCTTTCTACGCATAGGGGCTATAGTAACAATAATGGAAATACACCTGTAGGTAGTAATAGAGACTCTAGATTCAAAAGGGCCGCCCTTCCTACATTCAATGGAGACCGGAGAACCTGGCCCGAATTCCGGGCTGTATGGCTCTCATATGCTCACTCGGAGTGTATATCTGAGGAAGAGCGGGCCTGGAACTTGAAGCAATGCCTGAAAGGCGAGGCTCTCACACACGTTAAGGCTATTTTAGCAAATCAGCCAATGGCGCATGAGCGCATGTGGAAAAGGTTAGAGGACCTGTATTCAGATGCAAGTGCAGCAGTTAAGTTCGCATTTGCTGATCTTGACAAACTAAAGCCTCTCTCTGATGGAGATACCAGAGGCTTAATTGAGTTTGTAAACACTGTGGAACTGTGCTATAGTCATTTGGGAGAGGTACAACAGCTGTCTGCTGTTACTGGAGCCCAAATTGACATACTTAAAGGGAAGCTGCCTTCAGTTATCAGGTGTGACTGGTTACGCATTTACCGGTCTATGACTGTGCAACAGAGAATCCACCCTTTCACTAGTTTTATGCAGTTATTGGAGGAAGAAAGGGACATGTGCGTTAGAGAAGTCTCTGAACTAAACTCTAATCGACAATGGCAGGAGAAGACAGAACGAAGGGTTGCTACAAAGACTCATGCTGCTAGTGCAGAAAAGGCTCCTAATAGCAACTATTCTCCTTGTCTGATCCACACtcatgcacaaacaaagcacACCACCATGGAGTGCAACAAGTTCAAGAAGATGTTGAGAAAAGATATGATAGCTTTGTTGTCTAAGCACAAATCATGCTTCAAGTGTGGGAAAGGCCATAGGCGTCAGGACTGTCCTGACCAGACTCCCTGTGACCGGTGTGGGAGAACTGACCACCACTCTCTATTATGTAGAGGAGCAGCACAAAACCCTAAACCTGAAGGAAAGTCTAGCAGTCAACCAGTTCAACCGCTTAAGGATGAAAGGTCGACGAGCCATGCTAGACAAGGCTCTTCACATTCTATATTTCCAATACAGGAAGTGCATGTTGCTGGATCGTCACAGCAAGCCATGATTTTCTTTGATGGCGGTTCAAACGCCACTTATGTTTCCAAAGATGCTGTCAAAAGGTTGAAAGCTAAAAAGGTGGGCACCACCCATTTAGAGATCACACGTGTAGGTAATGTTGTAACAGAACATCACACAAATTGCTACAGGCTCAACTTGCTAAACAGTAAAGGAGAAGTAGTTTCGATAGTTGCTTATTGCATGGATGAAATTACTAGCCCTGTCTCTAGCTTGAACTTTGAAACCCTCAAGTCCCTCTTTCCTCATCGGAAAGATCTGTCTGCTTTAGTTCAGGAGGGTGGTATTGTGGATATCCTGTTAGGGAACGACTACTTTGGTCACCATCCAAAAGTTGAAATAGACAAAGCAGGGTCACATCTGAGCCTTATGGAGGGCACTTTTGGAAACTGCCTCCAAGGATCACATCCACTGTTGCAACAGCTGCCAGTGATTAGTAATCTTATTGGCTCTTCCTGTGTAGAAGGAGATTTGCCAATTCAGCAGTCAGCACAGACTTGTCTGACACGGGCAGAAATGAACACTGTAGAGAAGTTCATACACT ATCCAAAACTTCTGCCAGATAATTACAGTGCTGTATTTGCAACTCTCAGAAGTACAGAAAAGTCCCTGCTCAAGCGGGGTGAGCAGTGGAAGCAGATCTACTGTGAACAGATACAGGACATGTTAGACAGATGTGTCGCCAGAAAGTTATCCGACAAAGAGCTCGAGGAGTGGAATGGACCAGTCTTTTACATCAGCCACTTGGCTGTAGAAAACCCTAAGTCCATGTCTACACCAGTCAGAATTGTCTTCAATTCTAGTCAGACTTTTGAAGGACAGTCACTCAATGAGGCCCTCGCAAAGGGCCCACACAATTACATTTCTTCTCTTCTGGGCATATTGATAAGATGGCGTGAGGGCAAATCAGTCCTCATTGGTGACGTAAGGAAAATGTTCAACTCTATACACATTGGTATCACTGAACAACATTGCCATCGATTCTTGTGGCGCAATATGGATGCTACTAAAAAACCAGACACGTATGCAATAACGAGGGTCAACATGGGTGACCGCCCAGCACCAGCAATTAGTACTGAGGCGATCCTCAAGACTGCTGAAATGATGAAAGAGAAGTTTCCCAGGGTAGCTACTCTGCTCAATGAGTCCATGTATGTGAATGACATTGTTGAGTCAGTTAGTGATGACTCTGAGGCTCATCAGTTAGCTGATGATGCAACTACAGTGTTAAAAAAAGGAGGATTTCAGATTAAAGGCTGGACTTTCAATGGTAAAGGGGAGGACAAAAGCATGCAAGTATTAGGTGTGCTGTGGAATGGGTGCTCAGACACCATAAGTTTCAAGCcaaaattaaacttttcaaaGAAGGTCAGAGGCCAGCACACAGCACCTGACTTGGATATAAATGAAGTCTCGCAGGCTATTCCTCGTATCCTTACTAAGCGTCTTGTACTTGAACAGGTGATGCGGTTGTACGACCCACTAGGCATACTAAGTCCTTTCATAGTAACCGGCAAAATGTATCTTAGAGACACCTGGGACTTAGGCATAGGTTGGGATGAGCCCCTCCCTGATCAACTTAGGAGTAAATGGAGAGCATTCTTTACTCATATGTGCGAACTCAACACATTGGAGTATGGTCGTTGCCTCACCCCAGAGGGAGCTCAAGGGTCCCCAACACTTGTAATCTTTAGCGATGCAAGTGACAAAGCATATGGCTTTGTGGCATATATACGTTGGAGGCTGAGAGATGAGTCTTATTTTTGTCGATTTGTTCTTGCCAAATCTCGTATAGCACCCATCAGAAAACTGTCAACTCCCCAGTTGGAGCTCAATGGAGCAGTACTGGcaaagagaggaagagagatcGTTGGGAAAGAAATGAGAATCAAGTTTGACAAAGTGGTGCATCTCACTGACTCGGAGACTGTTCTCTGTATGCTAAAAAAGAAATCTACTCGTTTCAAGCTTTACGAAGGTGTTCGAATTGGAGAGATCCAAGCAGCAAGTAAAGACATGAGTGAGTGGAGATGGATCAGAGGTGAAGACAACCCTGCAGACTGG GAGCCTCTACCTGGTGAAAAGAAGGTTGTTCACACCCACCAGACTAAAGCTACTCAGAACCATCAACTGAGTATAGATTACAGCAGGTGCAAGACCAACAAGAGACTTGTTTGGGTCTTCGCTCGACTCCTAGCTATCAAAGATGGCAGATCTTTCAAAGCTGGCAGAATCTGCAATATTACAGTCAAACACCTTGAAGAGAGCAAAAAACTCATTATCAAGGATGTACAAGCTACAATGAAGGCTGATCTTGAACAGGCTGTACGTGGTAGGTATGCAAGGTTGAAACCAGTTATAAATAAGGATGGAATCTGGGTGATAGGTGAGCGGATGGGAGATAATAACCCTCTGCAACAGGGCTCAGATGATCCACCTCTCAAGTTGCTACCAACCAACCACCCTTACACAAGACTGCTCATGGATGAAGCTCACACGGAAGGTGGTCATAGAGGACGTGATGCGACATTGGCACGCTTCCGTCATGCTTACTGGACCCCACAAGGCACAAAGTTAGCCAAGTCAGTAAAGACCAATTGTAGGCTATGCAAGATCCGAGACCCTCAATTATTAACCCAAGAAATGGGTAAGCTCCCCAAAGGAAGATTGACACCGGCACTACCGTTCAGCCAAATAGTCCTCGATTTGTTCGGCCCATTTCCTGTAAGGGGCGAAGTACAGAAACGTACCACCGGAAAGGCATGGGGTGTCATCTTTACTGATCTCGCTTCAAGAGCGGTGCACATAGAAGCTGTGTTTGGCTACGATACAAGTTCCTTTATTTTAGCATTGAGAAGGTTCACAAATATACGTGGGTGGCCATCGGTCATCTACTCCGATCCTGGATCACAACTTACACATGCTGAGAAAGAGCTCAGAATGCTATGGAACAGTTTGGATCAAAAAATGATCTACAAGGCAAGTGCTGACCATGGACTACAATGGGTGTTTGGTGCTGCTGACAGTCCATGGTACCAAGGCGCAGCGGAAAGCTTAATCAGGTCAGCAAAGATATGTTTTGCTTTCAGTACAGGTGGTCAAAGGTTGTCCCCTGCTGAATTTCTAACTCTTTGTACGGAAGCAGCTAATATCATGAATGAGAGACCACTTGGAAGGATTCCAAGTGAGGATTCCACAATCAACCTACTTACACCAAACTCCCTGCTATTAGGTAGAGCACACTCAAACAGTGTAGGTGATGCTGCCATGACGGTGGACTCTATCAAAACACGTGCAGAAATAGTAAACAGCACTTGCAATAAGTTTTGGAAGCGTTGGGTAGAGCTGTATGCTCCCACTATGGCTTATCAATCTAAGTGGTATAAGAAAACCCGCAATCTAATGATAGGTGACATAGTGATGGTTAAGGACTCAAATGCGCTGCGTTCCCAATACCATCTTGCGGAAGTATGTCAAACACATCCAGACAGTAATGATACTGTAAGGCTTGTTTCAATATGTTACAAGAACTTTAGGTCAGGTAAAATGACTAAAACATATAGCGGTAGCCCTGACACAGTTATAACCCGTAGTGTGCATAAGTTAGCTCTCATTATACCAGTAGAGGAACAGTAG